Proteins encoded in a region of the Dethiosulfovibrio russensis genome:
- a CDS encoding thioredoxin family protein, whose protein sequence is MARILEGFEEGYDGVTVRKINLMENMDYAKKYGVRVVPTLVFLSPEEEVLLKHEGIMNSEQLKDSWKELGYELEDLK, encoded by the coding sequence ATGGCGCGAATCCTGGAAGGGTTCGAGGAAGGGTACGACGGCGTAACGGTCAGAAAGATAAACCTCATGGAGAACATGGACTACGCGAAAAAATACGGAGTAAGGGTGGTCCCCACATTGGTATTCCTGTCCCCTGAGGAAGAAGTGCTCCTAAAGCACGAGGGGATAATGAACTCCGAACAGCTCAAGGACAGCTGGAAGGAGCTCGGATACGAACTGGAGGACTTGAAATGA
- a CDS encoding cytochrome c biogenesis CcdA family protein, which translates to MGNLLAAVQAALSGTGSAALVAAFVWGIFSVLLSPCSLVSIPLVVGYIQGQEEKGTKNALLVSGAFSLGILVNIALVGMVIASAGALMQGLSSAMNYIVSAVLFVFGLHLLDVITIPWFVSGNVKAGNKKGLLGALALGTVSGMALGPCTFAYMAPMLVIAMKASTDSLARGASIVTLYGLGYALVILLAGTFANGLDRYMNWTDNSKGPFVISQICGWLVVAAGAYFLYVA; encoded by the coding sequence TTGGGTAACCTACTGGCCGCGGTCCAAGCCGCCCTATCTGGCACAGGCTCTGCGGCACTTGTAGCGGCCTTCGTATGGGGCATATTCAGCGTCCTTTTGAGCCCTTGCAGCTTGGTGAGCATACCACTTGTAGTCGGTTATATCCAGGGGCAGGAGGAAAAGGGAACGAAGAACGCTCTCCTGGTCTCGGGAGCCTTCTCCCTGGGGATACTGGTCAATATAGCCCTGGTAGGAATGGTGATCGCCTCCGCAGGAGCTCTCATGCAGGGACTCAGCTCCGCCATGAACTACATCGTATCGGCGGTGCTCTTCGTCTTCGGCCTTCATCTTCTGGACGTGATAACGATCCCCTGGTTCGTTTCGGGAAACGTAAAGGCCGGGAACAAAAAGGGTCTGCTAGGAGCCCTGGCTCTTGGAACGGTATCCGGAATGGCGCTTGGCCCCTGCACCTTCGCCTATATGGCCCCTATGTTGGTCATAGCCATGAAGGCATCGACGGACAGCCTCGCCAGGGGGGCGTCCATAGTAACACTCTACGGCCTGGGCTACGCTTTGGTCATTCTACTGGCCGGGACCTTCGCGAACGGATTGGACCGATACATGAACTGGACCGACAACAGCAAAGGGCCTTTCGTGATCTCCCAGATATGCGGATGGCTCGTGGTGGCAGCTGGAGCCTACTTTCTCTACGTTGCCTAG
- a CDS encoding TRAP transporter substrate-binding protein produces the protein MKVFRRTSTILLMSLILMGLTAVTSTAVTVKMSYNGPPKAEDNAVHAFAENFKKLVEEGTEGRVTFELFPDSQLGTEEERMELLMKTGLNQPMANIASFAGVAPVFPEIYASSIPFMFDSYEAAHIFFDKSQYWKKAQEEFRNRTGAVLLEAVEEGGFLAFTNSKRAIHGPDDFKGLKFRGMDEGQLAIYKAFGASGTPIPWTELYMALKTGVVDGQMNPAMYIIIGSLYEVQKYMTLANIQYSDQFLVMNGDLFDSLSEEDRRVVVEAGKEANRISRMEVEAADSKQVQYLKEKGMEVYSPDENEMDQFREKGQPEYIKWLKTKASQEWLDLAVQCATRANEASKE, from the coding sequence GTGAAAGTCTTCAGGCGTACGTCGACGATACTGCTTATGTCCTTGATATTGATGGGACTCACCGCGGTAACCTCTACGGCGGTGACGGTGAAGATGTCCTACAACGGACCGCCGAAAGCGGAGGACAACGCAGTCCACGCCTTCGCGGAAAACTTCAAGAAGTTGGTCGAGGAGGGAACCGAGGGACGGGTTACCTTCGAGCTCTTCCCCGATAGCCAGCTGGGGACGGAAGAGGAGCGAATGGAGCTCCTGATGAAGACCGGCCTTAACCAGCCGATGGCCAATATAGCCTCCTTCGCCGGAGTGGCTCCGGTTTTCCCCGAGATATACGCCTCGTCCATACCCTTCATGTTCGATTCCTACGAGGCGGCCCACATATTCTTCGATAAAAGTCAGTACTGGAAGAAAGCCCAGGAGGAGTTCCGCAACAGGACCGGGGCGGTGCTGCTGGAGGCGGTCGAGGAAGGCGGATTCCTGGCCTTCACCAACTCGAAGAGAGCCATACACGGCCCGGACGACTTCAAGGGACTCAAGTTCAGAGGAATGGACGAGGGTCAGTTGGCCATATACAAGGCCTTCGGAGCCAGCGGAACACCCATCCCCTGGACGGAACTCTACATGGCCCTCAAGACCGGTGTCGTTGACGGTCAGATGAACCCGGCCATGTACATAATCATAGGTAGCCTCTACGAGGTACAGAAATACATGACTCTGGCCAATATACAGTACTCCGATCAGTTCTTGGTCATGAACGGTGACCTGTTTGATTCCCTCTCCGAGGAGGATCGCAGGGTAGTCGTCGAGGCGGGCAAGGAGGCCAACCGCATCAGCCGCATGGAGGTGGAGGCGGCTGACTCCAAACAGGTGCAATACCTGAAGGAAAAGGGTATGGAGGTATACTCTCCCGACGAAAACGAGATGGATCAGTTCAGAGAAAAGGGACAACCGGAATACATAAAATGGCTCAAGACCAAGGCGAGTCAGGAATGGCTGGACCTGGCGGTGCAATGCGCCACCAGAGCGAACGAGGCGTCAAAGGAATAG
- a CDS encoding TRAP transporter small permease — translation MDGSSDLGKVQRMAVAMERLSAVVAGFLLLVNVGDIVLGIFFRYVMKSSIIWTEEVARYSLVWLVMLGAAGAQANGDHMSIDFLAPRFPRWLKKVSYIARMGIQAVVLILLIWLGSKNVAGTWTMKTMALGIPKAIPLMAVPIGMSMLLMQLLLQELHRPSDGGDRS, via the coding sequence ATGGACGGCTCGAGCGACCTCGGAAAAGTCCAGAGGATGGCCGTCGCCATGGAGCGACTCAGCGCCGTGGTGGCCGGCTTTCTCCTGTTGGTCAACGTGGGAGATATAGTGCTAGGCATCTTCTTCCGTTACGTTATGAAAAGCTCGATCATATGGACCGAGGAGGTAGCTCGATATTCCCTGGTTTGGTTGGTGATGTTGGGCGCGGCGGGAGCCCAGGCAAATGGGGACCATATGTCGATAGACTTTCTGGCGCCGCGTTTCCCAAGATGGCTGAAAAAGGTCTCCTACATAGCCAGGATGGGAATACAGGCGGTGGTACTGATCCTCCTGATATGGCTCGGCAGCAAGAACGTCGCAGGGACCTGGACCATGAAGACCATGGCTCTAGGCATCCCCAAGGCCATTCCGCTCATGGCCGTTCCCATCGGCATGTCCATGTTGTTGATGCAGCTCCTGCTCCAGGAGCTGCATCGCCCCTCAGACGGAGGTGACCGGTCATGA
- a CDS encoding TRAP transporter large permease, with amino-acid sequence MTGLMLLGGFFLQMALGVPLYASLLFTGFLGILGTGNLTLLRAIPQQFFGGMDVFSLMAIPFFILAGSLMNRSGLTDRLIDFSRLLVGSVRGGLGYVNVVGGIILAGVNGSAAADASALGSILIPAMEKEGFPKAYAAGLTAGSSLIGPIIPPSIFMIIYAAMTNTSIGGLFAAGVVPGLVLGLAFMVMNWFFSKRYKVPMTDTAAVRARAKTILRKSVAALIAPLIIVGGIVTGVVTPTESGALAVVYCLLAGIAVTRQLTWSGLWDSIYETVRLTSAIFLIMGAATVVGWFLKWERVTQKFASVIVGMGLLEHPWLLMLVLSSIIFVIGMFMEEVAVLTLLTPVFAPLAVKAGIDPFHFGIVMTLNVTIALITPPVGACNYIVAAVGKVPLGDLFREIWPFIAVAMTVLMAIISFPAITVTLPRMLGL; translated from the coding sequence ATGACGGGACTCATGCTCCTGGGAGGGTTCTTCCTCCAGATGGCTCTGGGAGTGCCCCTCTACGCCTCCTTGTTGTTCACGGGATTTCTCGGCATATTGGGTACTGGAAACCTGACGCTCCTCAGGGCCATTCCGCAGCAGTTCTTCGGAGGAATGGACGTTTTCTCGCTGATGGCCATTCCCTTCTTCATACTGGCCGGAAGCCTGATGAACCGTTCTGGACTGACCGATCGACTGATCGACTTCAGCCGTCTGTTAGTAGGGTCGGTCCGGGGGGGGCTGGGATACGTAAACGTGGTGGGAGGCATTATTCTGGCTGGGGTAAACGGTTCCGCCGCGGCGGACGCCTCGGCCCTGGGATCCATTCTGATACCGGCAATGGAGAAAGAGGGTTTTCCCAAAGCCTATGCCGCAGGGCTTACCGCCGGAAGCTCGCTGATAGGCCCGATAATACCGCCCAGCATATTCATGATAATCTACGCCGCCATGACCAACACATCCATAGGTGGGCTGTTCGCCGCTGGGGTGGTCCCGGGGCTGGTCCTCGGGCTGGCCTTCATGGTCATGAACTGGTTCTTCTCCAAACGCTACAAGGTTCCCATGACCGACACCGCCGCGGTTAGGGCCAGGGCCAAGACCATACTGAGAAAGTCAGTAGCGGCACTAATTGCGCCACTGATAATAGTCGGAGGTATCGTGACCGGGGTGGTGACCCCAACCGAGTCAGGAGCTCTGGCTGTGGTCTACTGTCTGCTGGCGGGGATAGCCGTCACAAGGCAACTGACATGGTCCGGCCTCTGGGACTCGATCTACGAGACGGTCAGGCTCACCAGCGCCATCTTTCTGATAATGGGAGCCGCTACGGTGGTAGGGTGGTTTCTAAAGTGGGAGAGGGTAACACAGAAATTCGCCTCTGTGATAGTGGGGATGGGACTGTTGGAACATCCTTGGCTGCTGATGCTAGTGCTCAGCTCCATAATTTTCGTCATAGGGATGTTCATGGAGGAGGTGGCGGTGCTCACCTTGCTGACCCCTGTCTTCGCCCCTCTGGCGGTAAAGGCGGGGATAGACCCATTCCACTTCGGCATAGTAATGACCTTGAACGTGACGATAGCATTGATAACCCCTCCCGTCGGGGCCTGCAACTATATCGTGGCAGCGGTGGGCAAGGTACCGCTAGGAGACCTGTTCCGGGAGATATGGCCCTTCATAGCGGTGGCCATGACCGTGTTGATGGCCATAATATCCTTTCCGGCGATAACGGTCACGTTGCCCCGAATGTTAGGTCTCTAG
- a CDS encoding M15 family metallopeptidase: MTKKTPLLVESGEPLVSASLYPEKILSRPQYFIQGLKESIPESFLRVGVYERLVRAADRLPKGWKFVLLDCWRAPELQRELFDTIKDEIFRDHPELSPDEVDQRARIFVAYPSTEPDLVSGHCTGGSVDLTLADEKGRAVPMGSGFDETSERSYTDHYDRTLESKDALSQEEEDIRNNRRLLLNLMESEGFSNYPNEWWHFDYGNRNWAIRTGQEKCIYGFVRPNMRWRS, encoded by the coding sequence ATGACGAAAAAAACCCCTCTTCTGGTCGAAAGCGGAGAGCCTCTCGTATCGGCCAGCCTGTACCCCGAAAAGATACTGTCCAGGCCTCAATATTTCATACAGGGCCTTAAGGAAAGCATCCCCGAGTCGTTTCTCCGAGTAGGGGTCTACGAACGGCTGGTAAGGGCGGCGGATCGCCTTCCGAAGGGATGGAAGTTCGTTCTTCTGGACTGCTGGAGAGCTCCCGAGCTACAGAGGGAGCTGTTCGACACCATAAAAGACGAGATTTTCAGGGACCATCCGGAACTATCGCCGGACGAGGTGGACCAAAGGGCCAGGATATTCGTGGCCTACCCCTCGACCGAGCCAGATCTCGTATCGGGACACTGTACGGGAGGATCGGTGGACCTGACCCTGGCGGACGAAAAAGGACGGGCCGTTCCCATGGGCTCGGGGTTCGACGAGACCTCCGAGAGGTCCTACACCGACCACTACGACAGGACCCTGGAGAGTAAAGATGCCCTTTCCCAGGAGGAAGAGGATATACGGAACAACAGGAGGTTACTGCTGAATCTCATGGAGAGCGAGGGGTTCTCCAATTATCCCAATGAATGGTGGCACTTCGACTACGGCAACAGGAACTGGGCAATCAGAACAGGTCAGGAAAAGTGCATATACGGTTTCGTCCGTCCCAATATGAGATGGCGAAGTTGA
- a CDS encoding methylated-DNA--[protein]-cysteine S-methyltransferase yields MLYDNVETEWGGALVVMDEVGISRIRLYEGKDAPKSLFDRWRRSPSDLREAVEQLRAYFAGELREFDLPLSLNGTDFQLKVWNALKAIPYGTTVSYSQLAASIDKPKACRAVGGANGRNPIPVVIPCHRVIGADGSLGGYSGGLGIKSKLLAIEGVHFD; encoded by the coding sequence ATGCTCTACGACAACGTCGAGACCGAATGGGGCGGTGCCCTGGTGGTCATGGACGAAGTAGGGATCAGCAGGATCAGACTGTACGAGGGCAAGGATGCCCCTAAGTCTCTATTCGACCGTTGGCGACGGTCTCCCTCGGATCTCAGAGAGGCAGTGGAACAGCTTAGGGCCTACTTTGCCGGAGAGCTGAGGGAATTCGATCTGCCTCTTTCCCTGAACGGCACCGATTTTCAGCTGAAGGTATGGAACGCCTTGAAGGCCATCCCCTACGGTACCACGGTGTCGTATTCCCAGCTGGCCGCATCGATCGACAAGCCGAAGGCCTGCAGAGCAGTAGGTGGTGCCAACGGCAGAAACCCCATACCGGTGGTTATCCCCTGTCACAGGGTAATAGGGGCCGACGGCTCTCTCGGTGGATATTCCGGCGGACTGGGGATCAAGAGTAAACTATTGGCTATAGAGGGAGTCCATTTCGACTGA
- a CDS encoding DUF362 domain-containing protein, producing MTSTVYFSDMRSKTPEDNKGNKIRRLLEAAGGRTLRKGDLTAVKLHFGERGCDGFIRPIFVRKAVDWAKEKGAKPFLTDTNTLYTGSRKNSVDHLLTAIEHGFGYEVTGAPLVIADGLRSGNFQEIPVRGEMFSSVKIASDIRSSDSMIVLSHFKGHVMAGFGGAVKNLAMGCAPAEGKKEQHSARMSVDDEKCVGCGRCFRNCPVKAISMTGGKAVIDKDVCIGCGECLTVCPASAISLDWRTDVVQFHRRMAEYALGAVADKETKTVFLNFIMDVTPQCDCVPWSDAPVVPDIGLAASTDPVALDKACLDMVISRAGTDPFKELYDRIDSMEQLRHGEAVGLGHLDYVLREM from the coding sequence ATGACTTCGACCGTTTATTTCAGCGATATGAGGAGCAAGACGCCGGAGGACAACAAGGGCAACAAGATACGTCGTCTTCTGGAAGCAGCCGGAGGAAGGACTTTACGAAAAGGGGACCTTACGGCGGTAAAGCTCCATTTCGGCGAGAGGGGATGCGACGGTTTCATACGCCCTATCTTCGTGAGAAAAGCGGTGGACTGGGCCAAGGAAAAGGGAGCTAAGCCCTTTCTTACAGACACGAACACTCTCTACACCGGCAGCAGGAAGAACTCGGTGGACCATCTTCTGACCGCCATAGAGCACGGCTTCGGTTACGAGGTAACGGGGGCTCCTCTGGTAATAGCCGACGGTCTCAGGAGCGGGAACTTTCAGGAGATCCCCGTGAGGGGAGAGATGTTCTCCTCTGTCAAGATAGCCTCGGACATCCGTTCCTCCGACTCGATGATAGTGTTGTCCCATTTCAAGGGGCACGTCATGGCGGGTTTCGGAGGTGCGGTGAAGAATCTGGCCATGGGGTGCGCTCCCGCCGAGGGTAAGAAGGAGCAGCATTCGGCCAGGATGTCGGTAGACGACGAAAAATGCGTGGGATGCGGCCGTTGTTTCAGAAACTGCCCGGTCAAGGCCATCTCCATGACGGGAGGAAAGGCCGTTATAGATAAGGACGTCTGTATCGGCTGCGGCGAATGTCTCACTGTCTGTCCCGCCTCGGCGATCTCTCTGGACTGGAGGACCGACGTAGTCCAGTTTCACCGGAGGATGGCCGAGTACGCCCTGGGAGCCGTGGCGGACAAGGAAACAAAGACGGTTTTTTTGAACTTCATAATGGACGTGACGCCTCAGTGCGATTGCGTCCCCTGGAGCGACGCCCCGGTGGTGCCCGACATAGGACTTGCCGCCTCGACCGATCCTGTAGCTTTGGACAAGGCCTGTCTCGATATGGTGATCTCCAGGGCCGGGACCGATCCCTTCAAGGAACTGTACGACAGGATCGATTCGATGGAGCAGCTTCGTCACGGAGAGGCCGTCGGATTGGGCCATCTGGATTACGTTCTGAGGGAGATGTAG
- a CDS encoding MATE family efflux transporter, whose protein sequence is MTSKERSERMGSDPIWRLLFQFSLPAIVGMVASALYNIVDRMFIGHAVGPNGIAAITVAFPFFLLVISTGILIGVGTSSQISRRLGENEQDRAQLAMGNGFLAVLISSVVLMVLVFSFMEELMYLCGASETLMPLTRSYMSVILWGVPFQLISFCCNYFIRAEGHPRYAMWTLILGACTNVFLDWVFIVKMGMGVKGAALGTVLAQLGAACWVLLFYLKGMGELRFTRESFRPRKRIMAEMIAVGFSPFMMEMFFVFVMVIFNRTLSRLGGELAVSAMGIFFSLDSLLFMPAVGIGEASQPIIGYNYGAGNFDRVKKTVGMAMASAVIFFLCSLIVAELFPRQMAMLFNKESEPLLDLAERAIRIGYIGAPLAGVAIISGFVFQALGKAKQSLILNICRQVIFLLPPLFILPPLMGVDGVWLSFPIVDVGGGMLGWYMVRAEMRRWVNPPDMVVKV, encoded by the coding sequence ATGACATCTAAAGAACGTTCTGAGCGCATGGGTAGTGACCCGATCTGGCGGCTGCTTTTTCAGTTTTCCCTTCCAGCCATAGTGGGAATGGTCGCCAGTGCCCTTTATAACATAGTGGATCGGATGTTCATAGGTCACGCCGTCGGTCCTAACGGGATAGCCGCTATAACCGTGGCTTTCCCGTTTTTCCTTCTCGTTATATCCACCGGTATTCTGATAGGAGTGGGAACCTCGTCTCAGATATCCAGGAGACTCGGGGAGAACGAGCAAGACAGGGCTCAACTTGCCATGGGAAACGGCTTCCTGGCCGTCTTGATCTCCTCGGTGGTCCTCATGGTGCTGGTCTTTTCCTTTATGGAAGAGCTTATGTATCTCTGCGGTGCCAGCGAGACCCTGATGCCTCTCACTCGATCCTATATGTCGGTCATACTTTGGGGCGTTCCATTTCAGCTGATAAGCTTTTGCTGCAATTACTTCATAAGGGCCGAGGGGCATCCGAGATATGCTATGTGGACCCTTATCCTTGGGGCCTGCACCAATGTCTTTCTGGACTGGGTTTTCATAGTTAAGATGGGCATGGGAGTTAAAGGGGCGGCTCTCGGGACGGTGCTGGCTCAGTTGGGAGCCGCCTGCTGGGTGTTGCTGTTCTATCTTAAGGGGATGGGCGAGCTTCGTTTCACCCGAGAGAGCTTCCGCCCCAGAAAGAGGATAATGGCGGAGATGATAGCTGTGGGGTTTTCTCCCTTCATGATGGAGATGTTTTTCGTCTTCGTAATGGTCATATTCAACCGTACACTGAGCCGTCTGGGAGGGGAGCTGGCGGTCTCTGCCATGGGTATCTTCTTCAGCCTCGACAGTCTGCTGTTCATGCCGGCGGTCGGTATAGGAGAGGCGTCTCAACCCATAATAGGCTACAACTACGGGGCGGGGAATTTCGACAGGGTTAAGAAGACCGTCGGCATGGCCATGGCGTCCGCGGTGATTTTCTTCCTCTGTTCGTTGATAGTTGCAGAGCTTTTCCCGAGGCAGATGGCCATGCTGTTCAACAAGGAGAGCGAGCCTCTGCTGGATTTGGCTGAGAGGGCCATCCGAATAGGCTATATAGGGGCCCCCCTGGCGGGAGTCGCCATAATATCGGGGTTCGTATTTCAGGCCCTGGGTAAGGCGAAACAGAGCCTTATCCTCAATATATGCCGCCAGGTGATCTTTCTGTTGCCCCCGTTGTTTATACTTCCCCCTCTGATGGGAGTGGATGGAGTATGGCTTTCTTTCCCGATCGTCGACGTGGGTGGCGGTATGCTGGGTTGGTACATGGTCAGGGCGGAGATGCGCCGTTGGGTGAATCCTCCGGATATGGTCGTCAAGGTTTAG
- a CDS encoding MBL fold metallo-hydrolase has protein sequence MKIDIVLETSDTSLYLVDLPQPIEGFEHFICSWILEDRAKEIVSVVDCGPRSSIPVLDGALKSLKLRPDRLLLTHIHLDHGGGAGDLCRLYPDMTVTAHRRGHRHLMDPERLWKGSLLVLGDTATSYGKPLPVPEKSLNYALSDIFTIETPGHAHHHLSFLYSGDRRILFAGEVAGVCADRMVNRWYRDKTKKAPYLRPAAAPPFRIEIVRESLRSILKLDHDLFCPGHYGPVDDGATFMEKALDQLNLWEETISLAREDEDPDALVGHLIKTDPALKPMEDFLPEVISRERAFMTNSVRGFMKDISDKN, from the coding sequence ATGAAAATCGATATCGTGTTGGAGACCTCCGACACATCTTTATACCTTGTGGATCTTCCACAGCCGATCGAGGGATTCGAACACTTCATATGCTCCTGGATACTGGAGGATCGAGCAAAAGAGATCGTGTCGGTGGTGGACTGCGGCCCCCGCTCCTCCATACCGGTACTGGACGGGGCCCTGAAATCTTTGAAACTACGGCCGGACAGACTTCTGCTTACCCATATCCACCTCGACCACGGAGGAGGTGCGGGAGATCTGTGTAGACTCTACCCCGACATGACTGTTACGGCACACCGAAGAGGGCACCGTCACCTGATGGACCCCGAAAGACTTTGGAAGGGAAGCCTTCTGGTGCTCGGAGACACGGCGACATCCTACGGAAAGCCACTGCCGGTACCGGAAAAATCTCTGAACTATGCCCTTTCAGATATATTTACAATAGAGACCCCGGGACACGCTCACCATCACCTGTCGTTCCTATATTCCGGGGACAGGAGGATACTCTTCGCAGGGGAGGTCGCAGGGGTATGTGCCGATCGCATGGTAAATCGATGGTACAGAGATAAAACAAAAAAGGCCCCCTACCTTAGACCGGCAGCCGCTCCCCCCTTCCGCATCGAAATTGTCAGAGAATCGCTCCGATCCATCCTGAAACTGGATCACGACCTGTTCTGTCCGGGACACTATGGACCGGTCGACGACGGAGCGACCTTCATGGAAAAAGCCCTTGACCAGCTGAATCTTTGGGAGGAGACTATCTCCCTAGCTCGTGAAGACGAGGATCCCGACGCCCTGGTGGGCCATCTCATCAAGACGGACCCGGCTTTGAAGCCCATGGAGGACTTTCTTCCCGAGGTGATATCGAGAGAGAGAGCCTTCATGACCAACAGCGTGAGGGGTTTTATGAAAGATATATCGGATAAAAACTGA
- a CDS encoding amidohydrolase gives MLKAIVGGTVETISSGTIQGGTVLIENGRIKEVGAGLSIPGEADIVDASGMTVTPGLIDAHTHIGTCPEGIPYSMTDENDMTDPSTPQLRILDSIYPFDEAFGEARKGGVTAVQVLPGSANVIGGQGAVIKTRGLVVDEMAVLAPSGMKAALGENPIGVYKEKNQLPTTRMGNAACMRNTLQEAFNYKAAKEHWLAKKDENKDPFEIKPGMEALLPVVEKKMPLRVHCHRADDIATAVRTAEEFGIELTLEHCTEGHLILDYLASKKVMAAVGPTLSCRPKIELRHMTWDTLKVFSERAIHFCIITDHPVTPVHSLMLCATMAHRAGLSREEALRAVTLSSAEHLGLEARMGSLEPGKDGDIVLWKGDPFDARTEVAITFIDGVEVYRA, from the coding sequence ATGCTGAAAGCCATAGTAGGAGGAACGGTAGAAACGATATCGTCCGGGACGATTCAGGGAGGTACCGTCCTGATAGAGAACGGCAGGATAAAAGAGGTCGGAGCGGGACTTTCCATACCAGGCGAAGCTGATATCGTAGACGCCTCGGGCATGACGGTCACCCCGGGCCTCATAGACGCACACACCCATATAGGGACCTGCCCGGAGGGAATTCCCTACTCCATGACTGACGAGAACGACATGACCGACCCGAGCACCCCTCAATTGAGGATATTGGACTCTATATACCCATTCGACGAAGCCTTCGGCGAGGCTAGGAAAGGAGGAGTGACGGCGGTGCAGGTCCTTCCGGGAAGCGCCAACGTCATAGGAGGACAGGGGGCCGTCATAAAAACCAGAGGTCTAGTCGTGGACGAGATGGCTGTCCTTGCCCCGTCCGGCATGAAGGCAGCCCTGGGAGAGAATCCCATAGGGGTCTACAAAGAGAAAAACCAGCTGCCAACCACGAGGATGGGCAACGCCGCCTGCATGAGGAACACCCTTCAGGAAGCCTTCAACTACAAGGCCGCCAAGGAACACTGGCTAGCCAAAAAAGACGAAAACAAGGATCCCTTCGAGATAAAACCCGGCATGGAGGCTCTGCTGCCGGTGGTGGAGAAAAAGATGCCCCTCAGGGTACACTGCCACAGGGCCGACGACATAGCGACGGCCGTAAGGACCGCCGAGGAATTCGGGATAGAGCTGACCCTGGAACACTGCACAGAAGGACACCTCATACTGGACTACCTGGCGTCGAAGAAAGTAATGGCGGCGGTAGGCCCCACCCTATCCTGCCGTCCTAAGATAGAGCTCAGACACATGACCTGGGACACCCTTAAGGTCTTCTCCGAGAGGGCGATCCACTTCTGCATAATAACGGACCACCCAGTGACCCCGGTCCACTCCCTGATGCTCTGCGCCACCATGGCCCACCGGGCTGGACTGTCCAGGGAAGAGGCCCTAAGGGCAGTAACCCTGTCCTCGGCTGAACATCTTGGCCTGGAGGCTAGAATGGGATCTCTGGAGCCGGGGAAGGACGGAGACATAGTCCTATGGAAGGGCGACCCCTTCGACGCAAGAACGGAGGTAGCCATAACCTTCATAGACGGAGTAGAGGTCTACAGGGCCTAG
- a CDS encoding ABC transporter ATP-binding protein: MSVPVEREEFLRVENLKKYFPIRKGIFKKVVNHVKAVDGVSFSIREGETLGVVGESGCGKSTTGRTLMHLLEPTDGSVYFQGRELGQMLKENPGQVRQNIQIIFQDPYGSLNPRMTVSEIVGEAVKLYGIAKGRKELDRYVTDVIVKAGLRPEHRFRYPHEFSGGQRQRIGIARALALNPKFIVCDEPVSALDVSIQSQVLNELRDLQQELGLTYLFITHDLSVVKHISDRIAIMYLGKVVEITSKDSIFINPLHPYTKALMSAIPLPDPTVKVERVPLEGDIPSPIDPPSGCRFHTRCPYAMDRCREEEPPLVEVEKDHEVACFLLER, encoded by the coding sequence ATGAGCGTTCCCGTCGAGAGGGAGGAGTTTCTGAGGGTAGAGAACCTGAAGAAATATTTCCCCATAAGGAAGGGCATATTCAAGAAGGTGGTCAACCACGTGAAGGCGGTGGATGGCGTTTCATTCTCCATCCGAGAGGGAGAGACGCTGGGAGTGGTGGGCGAATCCGGATGCGGAAAGTCGACCACCGGCAGGACCTTGATGCACCTTCTGGAACCGACCGACGGCTCGGTCTACTTTCAGGGTCGAGAGCTGGGGCAGATGCTCAAGGAAAACCCCGGACAGGTCAGACAGAACATCCAGATAATCTTCCAGGACCCTTACGGTAGCCTCAATCCCAGGATGACCGTGAGCGAGATAGTGGGAGAGGCGGTGAAGCTGTACGGTATCGCCAAAGGTCGTAAGGAGCTTGACCGGTACGTCACCGACGTGATAGTCAAAGCCGGTCTTCGTCCCGAACATCGTTTCCGCTATCCCCACGAGTTCTCCGGCGGTCAGAGACAGCGAATAGGTATAGCTCGAGCCCTTGCTTTGAATCCCAAGTTCATAGTGTGCGACGAGCCGGTCTCTGCCCTGGATGTGTCCATTCAGAGCCAGGTTTTGAACGAGCTGAGGGATCTTCAGCAGGAGCTGGGCCTTACCTATCTCTTCATCACCCACGATCTGTCGGTGGTCAAGCATATCTCCGACAGGATCGCCATAATGTACCTCGGCAAGGTGGTGGAGATAACCTCCAAGGACTCGATATTCATCAATCCCCTTCATCCCTATACTAAGGCGTTGATGTCGGCGATCCCCCTTCCCGATCCCACCGTGAAGGTGGAGAGGGTCCCCTTGGAGGGCGACATTCCCTCTCCTATAGATCCGCCTTCGGGATGTCGGTTCCACACCAGATGTCCTTACGCCATGGATAGGTGCAGAGAGGAAGAACCACCTCTGGTGGAGGTGGAGAAGGATCACGAGGTGGCGTGTTTCCTTCTTGAAAGGTAG